DNA from Gaiellales bacterium:
CCGTGCCGATCTTGGCGTACTCCTCGGCCAGATCCGGGCTGTTATCGCCGAGGGCGATGAGGGCGGCGACGCCGATCGAGACGGCGTCCGCGCCGAGCGCCAGGGCCTTCGCGACGTCGGCGCCGGTGCGGATCCCGCCGGACACGATCAGCTGCACCTCGCGGTGCATGCCCAGCTCCTCCAGCGCCTTCACCGCCTGCACCACGGCGGGCAGCGTCGGGATGCCGACGTGCTCGATGAACACGTCCTGCGTCGCCGCCGTCCCGCCCTGCATGCCGTCGAGGACGATCACGTCGGCGCCGGCCTTGACCGCCAGCTGCACGTCGTAGTAGGTGCGGGTGGCGCCGACCTTGATGAAGATCGGCTTCTCCCAGTCGGTGATCTCACGCAGCTCGCCGATCTTGATCTCGAGGTCGTCCGGCCCCGTCCAGTCGGGGTGCCGGCAGGCGCTGCGCTGGTCGATCCCCTTCGGCAGGCTGCGCATCTCGGCCACCCGGTCGGAGATCTTGTGGCCGAGCAGCATGCCGCCGCCGCCCGGCTTCGCGCCCTGGCCGACGACCACCTCGATCGCGTCGGCCCGCCGCAGGTCGTCGGGGTTCATGCCGTAGCGGCTGGGCAGCAGCTGGTAGACGAGCATGTCGGAGTGGCCGCGCTCCTCGGGCGTCATCCCGCCGTCGCCGGTGGTGGTCGACGTCCCGGCGGCGCTCGCGCCGCGGCCGAGCGCCTCCTTGGCCGGCGCCGACAGTGCGCCGAAGCTCATGCCCGCGATCGTGATCGGGATCTTCAGGTGCAGCGGCTTCTTCGCGAAGCGCGTCCCGAGCGTGACGTTCGTGTCGCAGCGCTCTCGGTAGCCCTCCAGCGGGTAGCGGGAGACGCTCGCGCCGAGGAACAGCAGATCGTCGAAGTGCGGCACCGCGCGCTTGGCGCCGAACCCGCGGATGTCGTAGATGCCCTCGCGGGCGGCCCGCTGGATCTCGTGGATCGTGTTGCGGTCGTAGAGGGCGCTCTCGCGCAGCCCGTCGCGGAATGCCTCGTTCATCAGTAGCTCCCGGCGTTGTCGACGTGGAAGGTGTAGAGCTTGCGCGCGGAGCCGTAGCGGCGGAACTC
Protein-coding regions in this window:
- a CDS encoding FMN-binding glutamate synthase family protein, which encodes MNEAFRDGLRESALYDRNTIHEIQRAAREGIYDIRGFGAKRAVPHFDDLLFLGASVSRYPLEGYRERCDTNVTLGTRFAKKPLHLKIPITIAGMSFGALSAPAKEALGRGASAAGTSTTTGDGGMTPEERGHSDMLVYQLLPSRYGMNPDDLRRADAIEVVVGQGAKPGGGGMLLGHKISDRVAEMRSLPKGIDQRSACRHPDWTGPDDLEIKIGELREITDWEKPIFIKVGATRTYYDVQLAVKAGADVIVLDGMQGGTAATQDVFIEHVGIPTLPAVVQAVKALEELGMHREVQLIVSGGIRTGADVAKALALGADAVSIGVAALIALGDNSPDLAEEYAKIGTAPGFYDDWQAGLDPAGISTQDADLAARFDPVMGGRRLANYLRVLTLEAQTLARACGKSHVHNLEPEDMVALTIEASAMTGLPLAGCDFAFTPESFARAMSSAERA